One stretch of Zingiber officinale cultivar Zhangliang chromosome 6B, Zo_v1.1, whole genome shotgun sequence DNA includes these proteins:
- the LOC121991260 gene encoding probable protein S-acyltransferase 22, whose product MVFALLLLILQWAVGMLVLILCFVERRRFSAEIVSKLGSSFSLAPFIIVVAVCTLLAMVATLPVAQLFFFHILLIKKGISTYDYIIALREQDQEQEQLAVGGQQSPQMSQVSSFTGLSSTSSFNQFHRGAWCTPPRLFLEDQVSYFHYLESYCECNLPWLRLF is encoded by the exons aTGGTGTTTGCTCTTCTCTTG CTTATTCTGCAGTGGGCTGTTGGGATGCTTGTGCTGATACTGTGTTTTGTTGAGAGAAGGAGATTTTCTGCTGAAATTGTTTCAAAGCTGGGTAGTAGCTTTTCCTTGGCACCCTTTATCATTGTGGTG GCTGTGTGCACTTTATTAGCCATGGTTGCTACTCTTCCAGTTGCACAACTTTTCTTCTTccatattcttttaataaaaaag GGAATCAGCACCTATGATTACATTATTGCTTTGAGGGAGCAAGATCAGGAGCAGGAGCAACTTGCTGTTGGTGGGCAGCAAAGTCCGCAAATGTCCCAAGTGAGCTCTTTTACTGGACTAAGCAGCACCAGTTCTTTCAATCAATTCCATCGCGGTGCATGGTGTACTCCGCCAAGATTATTCCTTGAGGATCAggtatcatactttcattatttAGAAAGTTATTGTGAATGTAATTTACCATGGTTAAgattattttga